The following are encoded together in the Cololabis saira isolate AMF1-May2022 chromosome 5, fColSai1.1, whole genome shotgun sequence genome:
- the sergef gene encoding secretion-regulating guanine nucleotide exchange factor, with translation METSSRPECCIKAWGANSYGQLGLGHAEDQSAPRLSAGAGPQPGAVQTVSGGGGHAVLVTESGEVFVCGQNQRGQLGLGHTSDVSTLQLCPLPRQRVTNVACGWDFTLLITDTGQLLACGSNAFGQLGVGQRVSHAADLLVVEGLKEAAVSVAAGLRHSLAVGDSGSVYQWGTGLSSHAKRALGAHPVPSHLCSKVPCLVPGLDQRKSRLVTAGSAHCVCLTEEGDLFMWGSNKHGQLTTTEPFLPSPTLMRRALLNGEKVMNVWSGWTHIIAQTESGAVFTWGRGDYGQLGRPTSSGQAAESGGSVAEGSSQTRALCLPAEVKVLHGATQITCGSEHNLAIVGGCLFSWGWNEHGMCGDGSQTDVFHPRLIPDLRPVLIGCGAGHSMAVCGTTADSRRASGST, from the exons ATGGAAACAAGCTCGCGTCCGGAGTGCTGTATAAAGGCATGG GGAGCCAACAGCTATGGACAGCTGGGACTGGGACACGCGGAGGACCAGTCCGCGCCCCGGCTCTCCGCCGGCGCTGGCCCGCAGCCCGGGGCCGTCCAGACGGTGAGCGGCGGCGGGGGACACGCGGTGCTGGTCACCG AGAGCGGAGAGGTGTTCGTCTGTGGACAGAATCAAAGAGGCCAGCTGGGACTTGGCCACACTTCTGACGTCTCCACTCTTCAGCTCTGCCCTCTCCCACGTCAGAGAGTCACGAACGTAGCCTGCGGTTGGGATTTTACTCTTCTTATCACTG atactgGTCAGCTACTGGCGTGCGGCTCCAATGCATTTGGACAGTTGGGTGTTGGACAGAGAGTCTCACACGCTGCAGATTTACTGGTTGTTGAG GGTCTGAAGGAAGCAGCAGTGAGTGTAGCAGCAGGACTCAGACACTCCCTTGCAGTTGGTG ATTCAGGCAGCGTGTATCAGTGGGGAACTGGTCTTTCCAGTCATGCCAAGAGAGCACTCGGTGCACACCCTGTCCCATCACATCTCTGCTCTAAGGTCCCATGTTTAGTACCAG gtctggatcagagGAAATCACGCCTGGTAACAGCAGGCTCAGCACACTGTGTGTGCCTTACAG AAGAAGGGGATTTATTTATGTGGGGAAGCAACAAGCACGGCCAGCTGACCACCACCGAACCCTTCCTGCCCTCGCCCACACTTATGAGGCGAGCTCTGTTAAATGGAGAGAAAGTTATGAATGTATGGAGCGGCTGGACACACATTATTGCTCAGACag AGAGCGGCGCAGTGTTTACATGGGGCAGAGGAGATTATGGACAGTTGGGACGACCGACCTCATCCGGTCAGGCCGCAGAGTCAGGTGGCTCTGTGGCTGAAGGAAGCAGCCAAACCAGAGCGCTCTGCCTTCCTGCAGAGGTTAAAGTTCTTCACGGAGCAACACAG ATCACGTGTGGATCAGAACATAATCTTGCGATTGTGG GGGGGTGTCTCTTCTCGTGGGGCTGGAACGAACACGGGATGTGTGGAGACGGTTCACAGACGGATGTGTTTCACCCTCGACTCATCCCTGATCTGAGGCCTGTTCTCATTGGCTGTGGAGCGGGACACTCTATGGCCGTGTGTGGCACGACGGCTGATTCCAGACGGGCTTCCGGTTCCACTTGA
- the tph1a gene encoding tryptophan 5-hydroxylase 1a isoform X1: MYSNKLEGPRRGRSFDSMNIGIEEKLLNNEINKSTFTKIEENIEKKNTSEKGRATIIFSLKNEVGGLVKALKLFQENHVNLVHIESRKSKRRNSEFEIFVDCDSNHEQLNEIIHLLRKHVNVVDMDPPDNSCLHEEDMYDVPWFPKKISDLDKCANRVLMYGSELDADHPGFKDNVYRKRRKYFADLAMAFKHGDPVPRIEFTEEEVKTWGVVYRELNKLYPTHACREYLKNLPLLSKYCECREDNIPQLEDVSRFLRERTGFTIRPVAGYLSPRDFLAGLAFRVFHCTQYVRHSSDPLYTPEPDTCHELLGHVPLLAEPSFAQFSQEIGLASLGASDDSVQKLATCYFFTVEFGLCKQEGQLRAYGAGLLSSISELKHALSGNARIMPFDPKVTCKQECIITTFQDVYFVSDSFEEAKVKMREFAKTIKRPFTVRYNPYTQSVDVLKDTPSINSVVEELRHELDIVGDALSRLNKQLGV, encoded by the exons ATGTACTCAAACAAACTTGAAGGACCAAGGAGAGGAAGATCTTTTGACTCCATGAACATAGGCAttgaggagaagctgctgaacAATGAG ATAAACAAATCAACCTTCACAAAAATCGAAgagaacattgaaaagaagaatACATCAGAAAAAGGGAGAGCAACAATCATCTTTTCCCTCAAGAATGAAGTGGGAGGGCTTGTAAAAGCACTCAAACTCTTCCAA GAGAACCATGTCAACCTTGTACACATTGAGTCCAGAAAATCCAAAAGACGCAACTCTGAGTTTGAAATTTTTGTGGACTGTGACAGCAACCACGAACAACTGAATGAAATCATCCATCTGCTTCGGAAGCATGTGAATGTGGTGGATATGGATCCTCCAGATAACTCCTGCCTACACGAGGAAG atatgtaTGATGTACCTTGGTTCCCAAAGAAAATTTCCGATTTGGATAAATGTGCAAACCGTGTCCTAATGTATGGTTCTGAGCTGGATGCTGACCATCCG GGTTTCAAGGACAATGTCTACCGGAAAAGGCGAAAGTACTTTGCTGATCTTGCTATGGCCTTCAAACA TGGGGACCCCGTACCTCGTATTGAATTCACAGAGGAAGAAGTAAAGACTTGGGGTGTTGTGTATAGGGAGCTCAACAAGTTGTATCCCACCCACGCCTGCCGGGAATACTTGAAGAACCTGCCGTTGCTGTCCAAATACTGTGAATGTCGAGAGGACAACATCCCTCAACTGGAAGATGTTTCGCGCTTCCTCCGAG aacGAACTGGATTCACCATCAGACCTGTGGCAGGTTACTTGTCCCCACGCGACTTCCTCGCTGGTTTGGCCTTCCGTGTGTTCCACTGTACTCAGTATGTGCGGCACAGCTCTGACCCCTTATACACCCCTGAACC GGACACATGCCATGAACTGCTGGGTCACGTCCCACTGCTAGCAGAGCCCAGCTTTGCCCAGTTTTCTCAGGAGATCGGTCTTGCTTCACTTGGGGCCTCAGATGACTCAGTTCAAAAACTGGCCACT TGCTATTTTTTCACGGTTGAGTTTGGCCTATGCAAACAAGAAGGGCAACTGCGGGCATATGGAGCTGGATTGCTGTCATCCATCAGTGAGCTTAAg CATGCACTCTCTGGAAATGCAAGGATAATGCCTTTTGACCCAAAAGTTACATGCAAGCAAGAATGCATCATAACAACATTTCAGGATGTCTACTTTGTGTCAGACAGCTTTGAGGAGGCCAAAGTGAAGATGAG GGAGTTTGCCAAGACCATCAAGCGTCCCTTCACAGTTCGATACAACCCTTACACCCAGAGCGTCGATGTCCTAAAAGACACTCCCAGCATCAACAGTGTGGTGGAGGAGCTCCGCCATGAGCTGGACATTGTGGGGGACGCTCTCAGCCGGCTGAACAAGCAGCTGGGCGTCTGA
- the tph1a gene encoding tryptophan 5-hydroxylase 1a isoform X2 → MLSGILPTRAHRKLLCRAVYTMFEGRNAINKSTFTKIEENIEKKNTSEKGRATIIFSLKNEVGGLVKALKLFQENHVNLVHIESRKSKRRNSEFEIFVDCDSNHEQLNEIIHLLRKHVNVVDMDPPDNSCLHEEDMYDVPWFPKKISDLDKCANRVLMYGSELDADHPGFKDNVYRKRRKYFADLAMAFKHGDPVPRIEFTEEEVKTWGVVYRELNKLYPTHACREYLKNLPLLSKYCECREDNIPQLEDVSRFLRERTGFTIRPVAGYLSPRDFLAGLAFRVFHCTQYVRHSSDPLYTPEPDTCHELLGHVPLLAEPSFAQFSQEIGLASLGASDDSVQKLATCYFFTVEFGLCKQEGQLRAYGAGLLSSISELKHALSGNARIMPFDPKVTCKQECIITTFQDVYFVSDSFEEAKVKMREFAKTIKRPFTVRYNPYTQSVDVLKDTPSINSVVEELRHELDIVGDALSRLNKQLGV, encoded by the exons ATGCTTTCTGGGATATTACCGACCAGGGCTCACCGAAAACTGCTCTGCCGAGCTGTCTACACAATGTTCGAAGGACGAAATGCG ATAAACAAATCAACCTTCACAAAAATCGAAgagaacattgaaaagaagaatACATCAGAAAAAGGGAGAGCAACAATCATCTTTTCCCTCAAGAATGAAGTGGGAGGGCTTGTAAAAGCACTCAAACTCTTCCAA GAGAACCATGTCAACCTTGTACACATTGAGTCCAGAAAATCCAAAAGACGCAACTCTGAGTTTGAAATTTTTGTGGACTGTGACAGCAACCACGAACAACTGAATGAAATCATCCATCTGCTTCGGAAGCATGTGAATGTGGTGGATATGGATCCTCCAGATAACTCCTGCCTACACGAGGAAG atatgtaTGATGTACCTTGGTTCCCAAAGAAAATTTCCGATTTGGATAAATGTGCAAACCGTGTCCTAATGTATGGTTCTGAGCTGGATGCTGACCATCCG GGTTTCAAGGACAATGTCTACCGGAAAAGGCGAAAGTACTTTGCTGATCTTGCTATGGCCTTCAAACA TGGGGACCCCGTACCTCGTATTGAATTCACAGAGGAAGAAGTAAAGACTTGGGGTGTTGTGTATAGGGAGCTCAACAAGTTGTATCCCACCCACGCCTGCCGGGAATACTTGAAGAACCTGCCGTTGCTGTCCAAATACTGTGAATGTCGAGAGGACAACATCCCTCAACTGGAAGATGTTTCGCGCTTCCTCCGAG aacGAACTGGATTCACCATCAGACCTGTGGCAGGTTACTTGTCCCCACGCGACTTCCTCGCTGGTTTGGCCTTCCGTGTGTTCCACTGTACTCAGTATGTGCGGCACAGCTCTGACCCCTTATACACCCCTGAACC GGACACATGCCATGAACTGCTGGGTCACGTCCCACTGCTAGCAGAGCCCAGCTTTGCCCAGTTTTCTCAGGAGATCGGTCTTGCTTCACTTGGGGCCTCAGATGACTCAGTTCAAAAACTGGCCACT TGCTATTTTTTCACGGTTGAGTTTGGCCTATGCAAACAAGAAGGGCAACTGCGGGCATATGGAGCTGGATTGCTGTCATCCATCAGTGAGCTTAAg CATGCACTCTCTGGAAATGCAAGGATAATGCCTTTTGACCCAAAAGTTACATGCAAGCAAGAATGCATCATAACAACATTTCAGGATGTCTACTTTGTGTCAGACAGCTTTGAGGAGGCCAAAGTGAAGATGAG GGAGTTTGCCAAGACCATCAAGCGTCCCTTCACAGTTCGATACAACCCTTACACCCAGAGCGTCGATGTCCTAAAAGACACTCCCAGCATCAACAGTGTGGTGGAGGAGCTCCGCCATGAGCTGGACATTGTGGGGGACGCTCTCAGCCGGCTGAACAAGCAGCTGGGCGTCTGA
- the saal1 gene encoding protein saal1: MENDVAEQQEEEGSSSPTGIHFPVMDRNPSPPPDAEDGEDGDVDAIGDTVYSKHWLFSTLTHLIDMVREHSEVNSEDQMNLSDDDEEDLCRVWDMAMDKDVAGFLQEFKAADILLGVIAKSRCPRLTEISVGILGNIACFPDSCLSLSQNEDLGAVLLLLLGDADPPTLLETCRLLLTCLSHKDVHSLWLQRIRRQPSVRSNLCFVMCSSTNVDLLEKVGDLVDKLFDLDEELMKSWITSQPSEDKEDDGEGHLDLTCCLLEAAKQLRSENLNALEVYVHVLQLLTTVEEGIQVFAAPDGPGASVWSFVCEVVCEDLCQPNDLPVVLQEQKSILIQAFAVLQALYRCRDQWCNKTDTNLPLIGSILRVCQYRSECKHHATDDQLQTLAEITTEFLADVCIDIPKEAVVGLVKEGFLTEKTCLTAAASLHPDFQTSFQHLQAALSEADPHLADVMRTRLPV, encoded by the exons ATGG AAAATGATGTTGCTGagcaacaggaagaggagggttCCTCCTCTCCAACCGGAATACATTTTCCTGTCATGGACCGTAACCCGTCACCACCCCCAGACGCAGAGGATGGAGAGGACGGAGATGTGGATGCCATCGGGGACACCGTGTACAGCAAGCACTGGCTCTTCAGCACTCTCACTCACCTCATCGAT ATGGTTAGAGAGCATTCAGAGGTGAACTCGGAAGATCAGATGAACCTctctgatgatgatgaggaagatCTGTGTAGAGTCTGGGACATGGCCATGGATAAG GATGTGGCGGGTTTTCTGCAAGAATTCAAAGCTGCCGATATTCTTCTTGGAGTCATCGCCAAGTCTCGTTGTCCTCGTCTCACA GAAATTAGCGTAGGAATCCTTGGGAACATTGCTTGTTTCCCTGACTCGTGTTTGTCTCTCAGCCAAAATGAAGACTTGGG TGCTGTGCTGTTGCTGCTCCTTGGAGATGCAGATCCCCCCACCCTTCTGGAGACCTGCAG ATTGCTGTTGACCTGTTTGTCTCACAAAGATGTCCATTCCCTGTGGCTTCAGCGAATCCGACGCCAACCTTCCGTGCGCTCCAACCTTTGCTTCGTCATGTGCAGTTCAACCAACG TGGATCTGCTGGAGAAGGTGGGAGACCTGGTTGACAAACTGTTTGACCTTGACGAGGAGCTGATGAAGAGCTGGATCACGTCTCAGCCAAGTGAGGACAAGGAGGACGATGGGGAAGGCCATCTGGATTTGACTTGTTGCCTCCTCGAGGCTGCCAAGCAGCTGAG GTCAGAGAACTTGAATGCGTTGGAGGTTTACGTTCACGTCCTCCAACTCCTCACCACTGTCGAGGAAGGCATTCAAGTTTTTG CTGCTCCTGATGGGCCCGGCGCATCGGTGTGGAGCTTCGTCTGTGAAGTCGTGTGTGAGGACCTCTGCCAGCCGAATGATCTTCCGGTTGTCTTGCAGGAGCAGAAGAGCATTTTGATCCAGGCGTTTGCTGTGCTGCAGGCGCTTTACAGATGCCGGGATCAGTGGTGCAACAAGACTGACACAA ATTTGCCTCTTATTGGCAGCATTTTGCGAGTTTGCCAGTACCGCAGTGAGTGCAAACACCATGCAACAGATGACCAGCTGCAGACTCTGGCAGAGATCACGACTGAGTTTTTAGCGGACGTTTGCATCGACATTCCCAAG GAGGCAGTTGTGGGTTTGGTAAAGGAAGGTTTCCTGACAGAGAAGACTTGTCTCACAGCTGCCGCCAGTTTACACCCTGACTTTCAAACTTCA TTTCAGCACCTCCAGGCCGCCTTGTCGGAGGCTGATCCCCATCTGGCAGACGTGATGAGGACACGGCTTCCTGTCTGA